A section of the Leptospira terpstrae serovar Hualin str. LT 11-33 = ATCC 700639 genome encodes:
- the nuoL gene encoding NADH-quinone oxidoreductase subunit L, protein MLDLFPLVVLLPLLGFLHNGLLKDRIPHRFAGSIGTLAVFLPFLITLGAFNEFRPMERTAPHLVPVFDWIVVGNFKSSFGYQIDQLSLYMTLIITGIGSLIHLYSMGYMKGNLGYNRFFAYLNLFIFCMLNLVLSDNLVLTFLGWEGVGLSSYLLIGFDYDKSSAAEAGMKAFILNRIGDVGFILGTGFLFWIGGSLQYLQLQTNLSEMSEFANYANIVALFFFIAAMGKSAQIPLYVWLPDAMAGPTPVSALIHAATMVTAGIFLIARLNFVFLLAPETSLFIAIIGAITALFAATIGTLQNDIKKILAYSTVSQLGFMFLAMGSMSYVAGLFHLMTHAFFKALLFLGAGSVIHALHHEQNIKHMGGLFGKIKITSFTFLLGTLAIAGFFPFSGFFSKDLILEKAYTYGAYGSILWTMGIVAAFFTSFYMFRLVFVVFFGKDNTDPHHKVHESPWTMTLPLVVLALGAVFVGFLQTPHFFLHIDTLERFFAPVLNKGYELASEQGSLADHKSLIHEVELSLAGFSVAIGTVGLILAYFLYQRKGSPVSEDHTGFRKILFHKYYIDEIYDFVFVRPFLFLSRGVAFFVDIKVIDRFFLGIGGSFGIIANGLRRLQSGFIGDYALYVVIGTFCILVYLLTRGV, encoded by the coding sequence ATGTTAGATTTATTTCCGTTAGTTGTTCTTCTTCCTCTCCTTGGTTTTTTGCATAATGGTCTGTTGAAGGATCGAATTCCTCATCGGTTTGCAGGCTCCATTGGAACTTTGGCGGTATTTCTGCCATTCCTTATCACCTTAGGTGCGTTTAACGAATTCCGACCAATGGAAAGAACTGCCCCCCATTTGGTTCCAGTTTTTGATTGGATCGTTGTTGGAAATTTTAAATCTTCTTTTGGATACCAAATCGACCAACTCTCTCTTTATATGACTCTCATCATTACCGGCATTGGGTCTCTCATCCACTTGTATTCGATGGGTTATATGAAAGGGAACTTGGGATACAACCGATTTTTTGCTTATTTGAATTTATTCATTTTTTGTATGTTAAACCTCGTACTCAGTGATAACTTAGTGCTTACCTTTCTTGGTTGGGAAGGAGTAGGGCTTTCTTCTTACTTACTCATTGGGTTTGACTATGACAAGAGTTCGGCGGCAGAAGCTGGTATGAAGGCATTCATCCTTAACCGAATTGGAGATGTTGGTTTTATTTTGGGAACCGGATTTCTTTTTTGGATTGGTGGAAGTTTACAATACCTACAATTACAAACTAACTTAAGTGAGATGAGTGAGTTTGCAAATTACGCTAATATTGTGGCCTTGTTTTTCTTTATTGCTGCCATGGGAAAATCGGCTCAGATCCCACTTTATGTATGGCTTCCGGATGCAATGGCTGGTCCTACACCAGTGTCGGCTCTGATCCATGCGGCAACCATGGTGACTGCCGGGATTTTTCTAATCGCAAGACTCAATTTTGTATTTTTACTCGCACCAGAGACTTCACTTTTTATTGCTATCATTGGTGCGATAACAGCGCTATTTGCAGCAACGATTGGTACTTTACAAAACGATATCAAAAAGATCCTGGCATACTCGACGGTTTCACAACTTGGTTTTATGTTTCTTGCAATGGGAAGTATGAGTTATGTAGCGGGTTTATTTCATTTAATGACCCATGCCTTCTTCAAAGCATTGTTATTTTTGGGTGCTGGTTCTGTGATTCATGCACTTCACCATGAGCAGAATATCAAACACATGGGTGGGCTCTTTGGTAAAATCAAAATCACTTCCTTTACTTTTTTACTAGGAACCTTAGCCATTGCCGGTTTTTTTCCTTTCTCTGGATTTTTCTCCAAAGATTTGATTTTAGAAAAAGCTTACACTTATGGAGCCTATGGTTCTATCCTTTGGACTATGGGAATTGTAGCTGCCTTTTTTACTTCGTTTTATATGTTCCGTCTAGTATTCGTTGTATTCTTTGGTAAAGACAATACGGACCCACACCACAAAGTTCATGAATCTCCTTGGACTATGACTTTACCTTTAGTTGTTTTAGCACTGGGTGCGGTATTTGTTGGGTTTTTACAAACTCCTCACTTCTTTTTACATATTGATACTTTAGAAAGATTTTTTGCTCCTGTATTGAACAAAGGGTATGAATTGGCATCAGAGCAGGGAAGCCTTGCCGATCATAAATCTTTAATACACGAAGTGGAACTTTCCCTTGCTGGTTTTTCTGTAGCCATTGGAACTGTTGGACTTATCCTTGCTTATTTTCTTTACCAAAGAAAAGGATCCCCAGTTTCCGAAGACCACACTGGATTTCGTAAGATTCTATTTCATAAATACTATATCGATGAAATCTATGATTTTGTTTTTGTTCGCCCCTTTCTTTTTCTTTCCAGGGGGGTTGCTTTCTTTGTGGATATCAAAGTAATCGATCGATTTTTCTTAGGTATCGGAGGAAGTTTTGGTATCATTGCCAATGGCCTTCGCCGTCTCCAATCAGGTTTTATTGGTGATTATGCATTGTATGTAGTCATTGGTACATTCTGTATTTTAGTGTATTTATTAACGAGGGGGGTGTAA
- the nuoH gene encoding NADH-quinone oxidoreductase subunit NuoH, with translation MDWALLLAWGIKILSLFFVILTGVAYYTLAERKFAGFIQDRPGPNRAGIFGLFQPLADGIKFIAKEEIFPKNVSKGMYLLAPTISMTCAIMAWAVIPFGGTLPAPEWLTALTGVATIDLQIANPDSGVLYMLAISSLSVYGIMIAGWSSNNKYSLLGGVRSTAQMISYELPMGLSIVVIVIMTGSLKLTDISDSQKDMWNILSPPGFVAFFIYVTAMFAETNRLPFDLAEAESELVVGFHTEYGAFKFALFFLAEYMNMITMSCLTTLLFFGGYNVPFHLGAGSHYQAFIGLGFFILKVLFFAFLFIWVRWTLPRFRYDQLMKLGWKKMIPWGLFAVMFAAIYTVYWKEGWMKLFI, from the coding sequence ATGGACTGGGCTCTATTACTTGCTTGGGGAATTAAAATCCTCTCATTATTTTTTGTAATCCTAACCGGTGTGGCTTATTATACTCTCGCCGAACGGAAGTTTGCTGGATTCATTCAGGATCGTCCTGGTCCCAACCGAGCCGGAATATTTGGACTATTCCAACCTCTTGCCGATGGAATCAAATTCATCGCAAAAGAAGAAATTTTCCCTAAAAATGTCTCCAAGGGTATGTATCTTTTGGCTCCCACAATCTCGATGACTTGTGCCATTATGGCCTGGGCTGTGATTCCTTTTGGTGGAACTCTTCCTGCACCCGAATGGCTCACGGCACTGACAGGTGTGGCTACAATAGATTTACAAATAGCCAATCCCGATTCCGGTGTTTTGTATATGTTGGCAATTTCTTCCTTATCTGTGTATGGGATAATGATTGCAGGTTGGTCAAGTAATAATAAATATTCATTGTTAGGTGGGGTTCGTTCTACAGCGCAAATGATTAGTTACGAACTTCCGATGGGCCTTTCCATAGTTGTGATTGTCATTATGACTGGGTCATTAAAATTAACAGACATTAGTGATTCTCAAAAAGATATGTGGAACATTTTGTCTCCACCAGGTTTTGTAGCCTTTTTTATATATGTGACTGCTATGTTTGCAGAAACCAATCGCCTTCCTTTTGATTTAGCGGAAGCCGAATCAGAACTGGTTGTGGGTTTTCATACGGAATATGGTGCCTTTAAGTTTGCCCTCTTCTTTTTGGCTGAGTATATGAACATGATTACCATGTCTTGCCTTACCACCTTACTTTTTTTTGGCGGATACAATGTTCCTTTCCATCTAGGTGCGGGTTCCCATTACCAAGCTTTTATTGGACTTGGCTTTTTCATTTTGAAAGTTTTATTTTTTGCCTTTCTATTTATTTGGGTTCGTTGGACTCTTCCGCGTTTTCGTTATGACCAACTCATGAAACTGGGTTGGAAGAAGATGATTCCTTGGGGCCTATTTGCTGTTATGTTTGCAGCAATTTATACGGTATATTGGAAAGAAGGATGGATGAAATTATTTATATGA
- a CDS encoding NADH-quinone oxidoreductase subunit NuoE family protein: protein MAYQFSQDSEKRFQRLIPQFPSKRSLILPCLFLLQADKGFVDQEGMSYIAERIGAPVSLAQVHGVATFYTMYNKKPVGKFHIQICGNISCYLSGSDSITEHVCSKLGIEAGETTSDKKYTVDEVQCLGACGFGPVAQINDKYYENLTPEIIENILAELDKQV from the coding sequence ATGGCTTACCAATTTTCACAAGATTCCGAAAAACGATTCCAAAGGTTGATCCCGCAGTTCCCGAGTAAACGTTCGTTAATTTTGCCATGTCTTTTTTTATTACAAGCTGACAAAGGTTTTGTGGATCAAGAAGGAATGTCTTACATTGCCGAAAGAATCGGAGCTCCCGTATCTCTCGCACAAGTGCATGGTGTTGCTACCTTTTATACCATGTACAATAAAAAACCCGTAGGGAAGTTTCATATTCAAATCTGTGGAAACATCTCCTGTTATCTTTCGGGTTCTGATTCCATCACGGAACATGTTTGTTCTAAATTAGGAATTGAAGCAGGAGAAACTACTTCTGACAAAAAATACACTGTGGATGAAGTGCAGTGCCTCGGTGCTTGTGGGTTTGGGCCAGTGGCTCAAATCAATGATAAATATTATGAAAACCTAACTCCAGAGATCATAGAAAACATTCTCGCTGAATTGGATAAGCAGGTATAA
- the nuoK gene encoding NADH-quinone oxidoreductase subunit NuoK yields the protein MNQFVNGIPISYILGLAGILFSIGVLGVLIRRNIVIIFMSVELILNSVNLVFVTFSKALSHISGETIVFFVMAIAAAEAAVGLALVIAIFRHKKSTNVDELQSMRW from the coding sequence ATGAACCAATTCGTAAACGGCATCCCCATTTCCTATATCCTTGGACTTGCTGGAATATTGTTTTCCATTGGGGTTCTCGGTGTCCTCATTCGCAGAAACATTGTAATCATTTTTATGTCTGTGGAACTGATTCTAAATTCGGTAAATTTAGTGTTTGTTACATTTTCAAAAGCTCTTTCCCATATTTCTGGTGAAACGATTGTATTCTTTGTAATGGCAATTGCTGCGGCTGAGGCAGCGGTTGGACTTGCACTTGTCATTGCCATTTTTCGGCATAAAAAATCCACCAATGTGGATGAACTCCAATCGATGAGATGGTAA
- the nuoF gene encoding NADH-quinone oxidoreductase subunit NuoF — MGLKNLLTTHIGAPDSHTLNHYRTVGGYESQKKALSEMTAEQIVNDVKNSGLRGRGGAGFPTGNKWGFIPKTDKPKYLICNGDEGEPGTFKDRLLIEKLPHMLIEGMVIAAKAIDSHQGYIYIRGEFHKGIRVVEEAVEEAYKAGLLGKNIMGLGYDFDLAVYSGAGAYICGEESALINSLEGRRGHPRLKPPFPAVSGLYSCPTVVNNVETFCNVPHIIRMTGEEYKKIGTEKSPGTRLFAVSGHVKKPGIYEVEMGTPMKELIYDICGGIKNDKTLKAVIPGGSSSPILTAEEAMSATMDYESIASLKSMLGSGAVIILSEVADLVETTYRLAEFYSHESCGQCTPCREGTHWVKDLLHKIKTGEGTEKDVELIFSLSRNMEGGTTICPLADACVMAVRPTMTKFKGEFSARLKKEVSVSH; from the coding sequence ATGGGACTAAAGAACTTACTCACAACTCATATTGGTGCCCCTGATTCCCATACCTTAAACCATTACCGCACTGTCGGAGGGTATGAAAGCCAAAAAAAAGCTCTCTCTGAGATGACCGCCGAACAAATTGTAAACGATGTAAAAAACTCAGGTCTTCGTGGCCGTGGTGGAGCTGGATTTCCCACAGGAAACAAATGGGGATTCATTCCCAAAACAGACAAACCTAAGTATTTAATTTGTAACGGAGATGAAGGAGAACCGGGAACATTCAAAGACCGACTCTTGATTGAAAAACTCCCTCATATGCTTATCGAAGGGATGGTCATTGCTGCCAAAGCAATTGATTCCCACCAAGGGTACATTTATATCCGTGGTGAATTCCATAAAGGGATTCGTGTGGTGGAAGAGGCTGTGGAAGAAGCTTACAAAGCAGGTCTTCTTGGTAAAAATATCATGGGTCTCGGGTATGACTTTGATTTGGCGGTGTATTCCGGAGCGGGTGCTTATATCTGTGGGGAAGAATCGGCTCTAATCAATTCCCTTGAGGGTAGGAGGGGCCATCCACGCCTCAAACCTCCCTTCCCAGCAGTTTCCGGTCTATATTCTTGCCCCACAGTGGTGAACAATGTGGAAACGTTTTGTAACGTTCCGCATATCATCCGTATGACGGGTGAAGAATACAAAAAGATTGGAACAGAAAAATCGCCAGGAACTAGACTATTTGCTGTCAGTGGACATGTGAAAAAGCCAGGAATTTATGAAGTAGAAATGGGAACTCCTATGAAGGAACTCATTTATGATATTTGTGGTGGAATTAAAAATGATAAAACTTTAAAAGCAGTGATTCCCGGAGGAAGTTCTTCTCCTATTCTCACTGCCGAAGAAGCAATGTCAGCCACTATGGATTATGAATCGATTGCTTCTTTAAAATCGATGTTAGGTTCCGGTGCTGTGATTATTCTTTCTGAAGTTGCAGATCTTGTGGAAACGACATACCGTTTGGCAGAATTTTATTCTCATGAATCTTGCGGCCAATGTACACCTTGCCGTGAAGGTACACATTGGGTGAAAGACCTTCTCCATAAAATCAAAACTGGAGAAGGAACTGAAAAAGATGTAGAACTCATTTTTTCTTTGTCTAGAAATATGGAAGGTGGAACCACCATTTGTCCGTTAGCAGATGCATGTGTGATGGCTGTTCGACCAACCATGACAAAGTTTAAAGGAGAGTTCTCGGCTCGATTGAAAAAGGAAGTGAGCGTCTCTCACTAA
- a CDS encoding NADH-quinone oxidoreductase subunit B — translation MGLTETLSKPGEMFGDMFQVATLDNVVQWGQSFSLWPYPFATACCGIEYMSTSCSDYDIARFGAERPSFSPRQADMILVLGTITYKMAPVLRQIYDQLAEPKFVISVGACASSGGMFHTYGVLQGVDRILPVDVYVPGCPPRPEALLDALVKLQKKVQGQGLEARRQEVMRKIEEINERNKPLVVA, via the coding sequence ATGGGATTAACAGAAACATTATCCAAACCGGGAGAGATGTTTGGCGATATGTTCCAAGTCGCAACACTCGACAATGTAGTCCAATGGGGACAAAGTTTTTCTTTATGGCCTTATCCTTTCGCAACAGCTTGTTGCGGAATTGAATACATGAGCACTTCTTGTTCCGATTATGATATTGCTCGTTTTGGTGCGGAACGACCTTCCTTTTCTCCCCGCCAAGCAGATATGATTTTGGTACTCGGAACCATTACTTATAAAATGGCTCCCGTATTACGCCAGATATACGATCAATTAGCGGAACCAAAATTTGTGATCTCTGTGGGTGCTTGTGCCTCTTCCGGTGGAATGTTTCACACCTATGGTGTGTTACAAGGTGTGGACCGAATTCTTCCTGTGGATGTTTATGTTCCTGGTTGCCCTCCTAGACCAGAAGCTCTTCTCGATGCTCTTGTGAAACTTCAAAAGAAAGTGCAAGGCCAAGGATTGGAAGCAAGACGCCAAGAAGTCATGAGAAAAATCGAAGAAATTAACGAACGCAATAAACCTCTCGTAGTCGCATGA
- a CDS encoding complex I subunit 4 family protein — MPEQILSIIIFLPIVSSLLIVFQKRVGTVVVISALSSAFTTILSVGLFFFFDPFQSGLQFVHWIPDWILSGKLSVDYHVGLDGISLLLFALTAFMFFLSSIASWSNIPKKIKEFHICLLVLETAVLGVFASGNLVLYYVFWELMVLPMVLMIGIWGGEERTKAALKYFLFSMAGSLFMLGGILTLYFKTGKTSIESLATASLGLYSEPLQWFLFFSFFLAFAIKIPLFPFHTWMPDVHTQAPTVGSVDLAGVLLKIGAYGFIRFCIPFFPEQSLFSQNWIQILSVIGIVYGSMAALVQTDIKRIIAYSSLSHLGFCILGLFSFTNEGVVGGMLQMVSHGVSTGMIFLMIGMVYERAHTRNIAEFGGLAKQMPVFSTFFLIAVLSSVGLPGTNGFVGEFLILMGAIKSNVWLGGIAATGVVLGALYLLWFVKRFLFGVSKTIQAKPYKDLSFREVGILSPLVVFIFWIGIYPKPFLEILQSSSNVYLNSASIQSIAERKDSQKDFLGGTATRQFSDYSSLGKEPLSFEERLGPFQSKYALPSFVSLKTNPPNLNENLDNLEKSIESDFELEPTPKESIGN, encoded by the coding sequence ATGCCGGAACAAATTCTTTCAATTATTATCTTCTTACCGATTGTATCCTCACTACTCATCGTATTCCAGAAACGAGTAGGGACTGTGGTAGTGATTTCTGCTCTTTCTTCTGCATTCACAACCATTCTTTCTGTGGGACTGTTTTTCTTTTTTGATCCTTTCCAGTCAGGATTACAATTTGTCCATTGGATTCCCGATTGGATTTTATCTGGGAAACTCAGTGTGGATTACCATGTGGGACTTGATGGTATCTCCCTTTTACTTTTTGCACTCACTGCTTTTATGTTCTTTCTTTCGAGTATCGCCTCTTGGTCGAATATTCCGAAAAAAATCAAAGAGTTTCATATTTGCCTTCTTGTATTAGAAACTGCAGTTCTTGGAGTTTTTGCTTCTGGCAACTTGGTTCTTTATTATGTATTTTGGGAACTAATGGTTTTACCGATGGTCCTTATGATTGGAATTTGGGGTGGGGAAGAAAGAACGAAAGCTGCTCTCAAATACTTTTTATTCTCCATGGCCGGCTCACTGTTTATGTTAGGTGGGATTCTCACCCTTTACTTCAAAACGGGAAAAACGTCAATCGAATCCTTAGCGACAGCAAGTCTTGGCCTCTATTCGGAACCCTTGCAATGGTTTTTGTTTTTTAGTTTCTTTTTGGCTTTTGCGATAAAAATTCCTCTTTTTCCTTTTCATACTTGGATGCCCGATGTCCACACCCAAGCACCTACTGTTGGTTCGGTAGACTTGGCAGGAGTATTACTTAAGATTGGAGCTTATGGTTTCATTCGCTTTTGTATTCCTTTTTTTCCAGAACAAAGTTTGTTCTCACAAAATTGGATTCAAATCCTTTCTGTCATTGGTATTGTTTATGGTTCCATGGCAGCTCTTGTCCAAACAGATATCAAACGAATCATAGCCTATAGTTCTTTATCCCATTTAGGTTTTTGTATTTTGGGACTCTTCTCTTTCACAAATGAAGGTGTTGTGGGTGGAATGTTACAGATGGTATCCCATGGTGTTTCCACGGGTATGATCTTTCTTATGATTGGTATGGTCTATGAAAGAGCTCATACTAGAAACATTGCTGAGTTTGGTGGGCTTGCCAAACAAATGCCTGTGTTTTCCACTTTCTTTCTCATCGCAGTTTTGTCTTCCGTTGGCCTTCCTGGAACCAATGGATTTGTAGGTGAGTTTCTGATCCTTATGGGAGCAATTAAATCCAATGTTTGGTTAGGTGGAATCGCTGCCACAGGAGTAGTCCTTGGTGCCCTCTATCTTCTCTGGTTTGTGAAACGATTCTTGTTCGGTGTAAGTAAAACCATCCAAGCAAAACCATACAAAGATTTAAGTTTTCGTGAAGTAGGGATTCTTTCCCCTCTCGTTGTTTTTATCTTTTGGATTGGAATCTATCCAAAACCTTTTTTAGAAATTTTACAATCCTCATCAAATGTTTATTTGAATTCTGCTTCGATTCAGTCCATTGCAGAAAGAAAAGACAGCCAAAAAGATTTTCTTGGTGGAACAGCGACTAGGCAATTTTCTGATTATTCTAGTTTGGGAAAAGAACCACTTTCATTTGAAGAAAGACTTGGACCTTTCCAATCGAAATATGCACTTCCTTCATTTGTTTCCTTAAAAACAAATCCACCAAATTTGAATGAAAATTTAGACAATTTGGAAAAATCCATTGAGTCTGATTTTGAATTGGAACCAACACCGAAAGAGTCAATAGGAAACTAA
- a CDS encoding NADH-quinone oxidoreductase subunit A, translated as MGSAPDSFAPILLQLLLGVGFSALILTLAFLINPKKKSKPQDTFECGVTYYGDARGLFNIKFYLVAVLFILFDIEAVFLYPWAVNLITFKEAGLGTFFLLEMFFFLLILVVGLYYIWKKGALEWD; from the coding sequence ATGGGTTCTGCACCAGATAGTTTCGCGCCAATCCTTCTACAACTTTTGCTCGGAGTCGGCTTCTCCGCTCTGATCTTGACCCTTGCCTTCCTCATCAATCCGAAGAAAAAATCGAAACCTCAAGACACCTTTGAATGTGGGGTAACGTATTACGGTGATGCCAGGGGACTCTTCAACATTAAGTTCTATCTTGTTGCCGTCCTTTTCATTCTCTTCGATATTGAAGCGGTCTTTTTATATCCATGGGCAGTGAACTTAATCACTTTTAAAGAAGCTGGTCTTGGAACCTTCTTCTTACTAGAGATGTTTTTCTTTTTACTCATACTTGTTGTCGGTCTATACTATATATGGAAAAAAGGAGCACTGGAATGGGATTAA
- a CDS encoding NADH-quinone oxidoreductase subunit J family protein: MDEIIYMNLESSPSFLLFIFFGTVTVITALSVVFQKNPVVSAVSLVFTFFALAGIYGIMGALFIATMQVLVYAGAIMVLIVFVLMLLSQRAETLSRYRKHPIRLVLLSIFAFGFFFLLYSALTTGVPHSDQMGKGYALTEYSYPIQGTGTVNAKGNVATVGASTYLDYILPFEMISILLLVAVLGAVILAKKRLTEVEQTKDTVL, encoded by the coding sequence ATGGATGAAATTATTTATATGAACCTAGAATCTTCCCCATCCTTTTTATTATTTATCTTTTTTGGAACGGTCACTGTGATTACAGCGCTTAGTGTTGTTTTCCAAAAAAATCCAGTTGTGTCTGCGGTTTCCCTTGTCTTTACCTTCTTTGCCCTTGCGGGGATTTATGGGATTATGGGAGCCCTTTTCATTGCCACCATGCAGGTGTTAGTGTATGCAGGTGCCATTATGGTGTTAATTGTTTTTGTTTTGATGTTACTATCACAAAGAGCAGAAACCTTATCGCGTTACAGAAAACACCCCATTCGTTTGGTTTTACTTTCAATATTTGCTTTTGGTTTTTTCTTTTTATTGTATTCGGCTCTTACCACAGGTGTCCCTCATTCGGACCAAATGGGAAAGGGATATGCACTCACTGAGTATTCCTATCCCATCCAAGGAACAGGCACTGTGAATGCGAAAGGGAATGTGGCAACAGTTGGTGCCTCCACTTATTTAGATTATATTCTCCCTTTTGAAATGATCTCCATACTCTTACTTGTGGCAGTCCTTGGTGCGGTGATCCTCGCCAAAAAACGATTAACGGAAGTAGAACAAACTAAGGATACAGTCCTATGA
- a CDS encoding NADH-quinone oxidoreductase subunit D: protein MVMYEKTAEHFGKKFKDLPEGHLLVNLGPSHPATHGILQNVIQIDGERVVDTESVIGYVHRCFEKLGERYDYNQFLVCTDRMNYVSTPLNNIGWILTVEKMMQIQVPDRVTYVRMIISELSRIMDHIICNGIMGVDLGAFSGLLHLFHHRENIYQILEKLTGARLTTTFCRVGGMERDIYPEFQSEIKTIIKGLKPALDEFEELLIRNKIFNERTAGIGGLSAERAIAYGFSGPNLRAAGVPWDVRKDDPYMFYDQVDFDIPVGGDGSALDRTLVRMEEMRQSMKIIEQLIDGIPEGPYHADVPHTFLPPKDKVYHNMEELIYHFKIIMHGVKVPPGEYYMATEAANGELGFYVVSEGEKSPWRVHVRRPCFWYYQAFPELVKGGLLADTIATMSSLNVIAGELDC from the coding sequence ATGGTAATGTACGAAAAAACAGCCGAACACTTTGGCAAAAAATTCAAAGACCTACCGGAAGGTCACCTTCTTGTCAATCTTGGTCCAAGCCATCCTGCCACTCACGGAATTTTACAAAACGTAATTCAAATTGATGGAGAACGAGTCGTTGATACAGAATCAGTCATTGGTTATGTCCATCGTTGTTTTGAAAAATTAGGCGAACGTTATGATTACAATCAGTTCCTAGTTTGTACGGATCGAATGAATTATGTATCCACTCCGCTTAATAATATTGGTTGGATCCTTACCGTAGAAAAGATGATGCAAATCCAAGTTCCGGATCGTGTTACCTATGTCCGAATGATCATTTCGGAACTTTCTAGGATCATGGATCATATCATCTGCAACGGAATTATGGGTGTGGACTTAGGGGCGTTTTCTGGACTTTTGCATTTATTTCACCATAGAGAAAACATTTACCAAATTTTAGAAAAGCTAACAGGCGCTAGGCTCACTACAACCTTTTGTCGTGTGGGTGGAATGGAAAGAGACATCTATCCTGAATTCCAATCGGAAATCAAAACTATTATCAAAGGTTTAAAACCTGCCTTAGATGAATTTGAAGAACTTCTCATTCGCAATAAAATTTTCAATGAAAGAACTGCCGGAATTGGCGGGCTTTCTGCGGAAAGAGCTATCGCATATGGATTTTCTGGACCGAACCTTAGGGCTGCAGGAGTTCCTTGGGACGTTCGAAAAGATGATCCTTATATGTTTTATGATCAAGTGGATTTTGACATTCCCGTAGGTGGGGACGGATCTGCCTTAGACCGCACTCTAGTTCGTATGGAAGAAATGCGCCAGTCGATGAAAATCATCGAACAACTGATCGATGGAATTCCTGAAGGCCCATACCACGCTGATGTTCCACACACCTTTCTCCCACCAAAGGACAAGGTGTATCATAATATGGAAGAACTCATATACCATTTTAAAATCATTATGCATGGAGTGAAGGTGCCTCCCGGGGAATACTATATGGCAACGGAAGCTGCCAATGGCGAATTGGGATTTTATGTTGTATCCGAAGGGGAAAAATCTCCTTGGCGAGTGCATGTAAGACGCCCTTGTTTTTGGTATTACCAAGCTTTTCCTGAGCTTGTTAAGGGTGGTTTACTTGCTGATACCATTGCCACTATGTCTTCACTCAATGTGATTGCAGGGGAGTTAGATTGTTAA
- a CDS encoding NADH-quinone oxidoreductase subunit C: MKDTITEYINSRFSDVLLPQRDINTNLLYFSIQKEALPTVVQALKDHPEFAFTYLNDLTSIDWLGKREPRFEVVYLLRSPKNKHFRLQLRVPVGEGEEVPSLAEIFPAANWPEREVYDLMGIPFSNHPQLERLIMPDNFVGHPLRKDYPLEGPGQDYLIEDLLTIHVSEDITG; the protein is encoded by the coding sequence ATGAAAGATACCATTACTGAATACATAAACTCTCGGTTTTCTGATGTATTACTCCCGCAAAGGGACATAAACACTAATTTACTTTATTTTAGCATTCAAAAGGAAGCACTCCCTACCGTTGTACAAGCATTAAAGGATCATCCGGAATTTGCCTTCACTTATTTAAATGACCTAACTTCTATCGACTGGCTTGGAAAACGCGAACCTAGATTCGAAGTGGTGTATTTACTTCGTTCTCCGAAAAACAAACACTTCCGTTTGCAACTCCGAGTTCCTGTGGGCGAAGGGGAAGAGGTTCCTAGTTTAGCTGAAATTTTTCCTGCGGCCAATTGGCCTGAAAGAGAAGTGTATGACTTGATGGGAATTCCCTTTTCCAATCATCCACAGTTGGAACGCCTCATTATGCCTGATAACTTCGTCGGCCATCCTCTTCGTAAGGACTATCCTTTAGAGGGTCCCGGTCAAGATTATCTCATTGAAGACTTACTCACCATTCATGTGAGCGAGGATATTACCGGTTAG